A region of Anguilla anguilla isolate fAngAng1 chromosome 18, fAngAng1.pri, whole genome shotgun sequence DNA encodes the following proteins:
- the slf2 gene encoding SMC5-SMC6 complex localization factor protein 2 isoform X1, with amino-acid sequence MKVNGIIPGDLETDAKCTTPSTCHKTSVKTGNLQKLLNPLPKQVLPLKTPELEPKAKSLTSSPSSRSQAIGETWDSASVCSPHAAKLRVPTPHPSIKIGKDTCLVPFRIGHSRSSQGVSRLEKDSQRSGILQTNGCRKSKERSSHPVTTPAGGSSMVSARACAKRKGEHVVDGGRDLKRPRFQDLRLSVTTKGCEPALDHSQKPNNKARLQPQEVAAPARSPPRSWTPATATSPTAIERTEQPHTSTSPRVGAVSGTGDDGADASPLAGSHSHELPDSPAKGSAENSGFLDGPERGSDEDWDLSGPELDLGPSVGGNSSTDSTDSEGEPLLSLQEILDRSTRPPATPEKGAFAEPHTPVHKLPPLADKSRPVNYRNTLEQMLKEKEENQRSKDTELKLLMSCEENLLKLEEDSPGDGTAEEGISPEHRAILKRFSLVSNGIPDVHPGEEVFTLSNFGRFFTQQSLDLRSCAVTPQTTAQKILLQASPDELLFLISTGMLLKAYRSSPCQPAVTGWLFQMMSVHLDRKTSTQILRSMKDIALIAADQITVNKSRKFEVWTPSIQDVVLIFLNMGVPFATLFPLEALQPPFSEADILQSSNCSEDVSSEKLEPRSFPEHCFENVIKYLALCMALCPRAYGDGELLLLLTMVCRASLETRLQLLPMEDTCWLLHHLLNNTRDWDSQLPQICVALTDLTENHHNLRRVVQLLPDHKRGKQLRKHLSLSIISKLLNRRCTYKPVATEFQLSALQQYLPRMRPSSLLSALFSVKTTEDQGEEDCSVSLDQQAYYLCYSLLALTNEATNFDTFPSDQKDQLDLLSAELEKYIKCDIREGEKWLYRSKVKDFVARIYTRWQILLHKSRPMQGKLHHFWQPLPEDTLSSSQESQQPQSESVTNTPEPQTGGIS; translated from the exons ATGAAAG TGAACGGGATCATCCCTGGAGACCTTGAAACTGATGCAAAGTGTACCACCCCAAGCACTTGCCACAAGACCTCTGTGAAGACTGGAAACCTCCAGAAGCTCTTAAATCCACTACCCAAGCAGGTCCTTCCCCTGAAAACCCCTGAACTGGAGCCGAAGGCCAAGAGCCTCACTTCAAGCCCGTCAAGCCGGAGCCAGGCCATCGGAGAGACCTGGGACAGCGCCTCTGTCTGCAGTCCGCATGCTGCAAAGCTCCGCGttcccacccctcacccctcaatTAAGATTGGCAAGGATACCTGCCTGGTGCCATTCAGGATAGGCCACAGCCGGTCCAGCCAGGGCGTGTCTCGTCTGGAGAAAGACTCTCAGAGGAGCGGGATCCTGCAG ACGAATGGCTGTAGAAAATCCAAGGAAAGGTCTTCTCATCCTGTGACTACcccag CAGGAGGCAGCAGCATGGTGTCAGCACGCGCCTGTGCAAAGAGGAAGGGGGAGCATGTGGTAGATGGCGGTAGGGATTTGAAGAGGCCCCGTTTCCAGGATTTGAGGCTGTCCGTCACGACCAAAGGCTGCGAGCCCGCTTTGGATCACAGCCAGAAGCCGAACAACAAGGCAAGGCTGCAGCCACAGGAAGTGGCCGCGCCCGCACGCAGCCCACCAAGGTCATGGACCCCTGCCACTGCCACCTCGCCTACTGCTATAGAACGCACAGAGCAGCCCCATACCTCTACATCCCCACGGGTTGGGGCAGTGTCTGGCACAGGCGATGACGGTGCAGACGCAAGCCCCCTTGCAGGCTCTCACAGCCATGAGCTCCCGGACAGTCCAGCGAAAGGAAGCGCAGAGAACTCAGGCTTCCTGGACGGaccggagagagggagcgacgAGGACTGGGACCTGTCGGGCCCAGAGCTTGACCTGGGGCCGTCTGTGGGTGGGAACAGCAGTACTGACAGTACAGACAGTGAAGGTGAGCCACTGCTCTCCCTGCAGGAGATCCTGGACCGCAGCACCCGCCCTCCTGCCACCCCAGAGAAGGGCGCCTTCGCCGAGCCTCACACGCCCGTCCACAAGTTACCC CCTCTAGCAGACAAAAGCAGGCCTGTGAATTACAGGAACACCCTAGAGCAGATgctgaaggagaaggaggagaaccAGAG GTCGAAAGATACCGAGTTGAAGCTGCTTATGTCCTGCGAAGAGAACCTGCTGAAACTGGAGGAGGACAGTCCTGGTGATGGCACTGCAGAGGAGGGCATTTCACCTGAGCACAG GGCGATCCTGAAGAGGTTTTCTCTGGTCTCCAACGGTATCCCAGACGTACACCCGGGAGAGGAAGTGTTCACTTTGTCCAACTTCGGCCGGTTCTTTACCCAGCAGAGCCTGGACCTGAGGAGCTGTGCAGTGACTCCGCAGACCACAGCTCAGAAAATCCTCCTACA GGCCAGTCCAGATGAGCTGCTCTTCCTCATCAGCACAGGGATGCTACTGAAGGCATATCGCTCTTCCCCCTGCCAGCCCGCTGTGACTGGCTGGCTCTTCCAG ATGATGTCTGTTCACTTGGACCGAAAGACTTCCACTCAGATTCTTCGGTCGATGAAGGACATCGCCTTAATTGCTGCCGACCAAATAA CGGTGAACAAGAGCAGGAAGTTTGAGGTGTGGACGCCCAGCATTCAGGACGTAGTGCTCATCTTCCTCAACATGGGGGTCCCATTTGCCACCCTGTTCCCCCTGGAGGCGCTGCAGCCCCCCTTCTCTGAGGCAGACATTTT GCAAAGCTCGAACTGTTCGGAGGATGTCAGCAGCGAAAAGCTGGAACCacgctcttttccagagcaCTGTTTTGAGAATGTCATCAAG tACCTGGCCCTGTGCATGGCGTTGTGTCCCAGAGCCTACGGCGAcggggagctgctgctgctgctgacgaTGGTTTGCAGAGCGAGCCTGGAGACtcggctgcagctgctgcccaTGGAGGACACGTGCTGGCTCCTGCACCACCTGCTGAACAACACCAGAGACTGGGACTCTCAG TTACCTCAGATATGCGTAGCATTGACTGACCTGACGGAGAATCACCACAACCTTCGTCGGGTAGTGCAACTGCTGCCTGACCACAAACGCGGAAA GCAACTCAGGAAACATCTTAGTTTATCGATCATCTCCAAGCTTTTAAACCGCAGATGCACATACAAGCCCGTTGCCACTGAATTTCAG CTGTCGGCCCTGCAGCAGTACCTGCCCCGGATGAGGCCGTCCTCACTGCTGTCTGCCCTCTTTTCGGTGAAGACGACGGAGGATCAAGGGGAGGAAGActgttctgtctctctggaCCAGCAG GCTTACTACCTCTGCTACAGTCTGCTGGCTTTGACAAATGAAGCAACAAACTTTGACACTTTCCCCTCAGACCAAAag GACCAGCTGGACCTGCTCTCTGCTGAACTGGAGAAGTACATCAAATGTGAcatcagggagggagagaagtggCTGTACAGAAGCAAG GTGAAGGACTTTGTTGCCAGGATCTATACCAGATGGCAGATTCTCCTTCATAAATCCAGGCCTATGCAG GGTAAACTGCATCATTTCTGGCAGCCGTTGCCTGAGGACACCCTATCCAGCAGCCAGGAGAGCCAGCAGCCCCAGTCTGAGTCTGTCACGAACACGCCTGAGCCACAGACAGGTGGCATCTCTTAG
- the slf2 gene encoding SMC5-SMC6 complex localization factor protein 2 isoform X2, which produces MKVNGIIPGDLETDAKCTTPSTCHKTSVKTGNLQKLLNPLPKQVLPLKTPELEPKAKSLTSSPSSRSQAIGETWDSASVCSPHAAKLRVPTPHPSIKIGKDTCLVPFRIGHSRSSQGVSRLEKDSQRSGILQTNGCRKSKERSSHPVTTPGGSSMVSARACAKRKGEHVVDGGRDLKRPRFQDLRLSVTTKGCEPALDHSQKPNNKARLQPQEVAAPARSPPRSWTPATATSPTAIERTEQPHTSTSPRVGAVSGTGDDGADASPLAGSHSHELPDSPAKGSAENSGFLDGPERGSDEDWDLSGPELDLGPSVGGNSSTDSTDSEGEPLLSLQEILDRSTRPPATPEKGAFAEPHTPVHKLPPLADKSRPVNYRNTLEQMLKEKEENQRSKDTELKLLMSCEENLLKLEEDSPGDGTAEEGISPEHRAILKRFSLVSNGIPDVHPGEEVFTLSNFGRFFTQQSLDLRSCAVTPQTTAQKILLQASPDELLFLISTGMLLKAYRSSPCQPAVTGWLFQMMSVHLDRKTSTQILRSMKDIALIAADQITVNKSRKFEVWTPSIQDVVLIFLNMGVPFATLFPLEALQPPFSEADILQSSNCSEDVSSEKLEPRSFPEHCFENVIKYLALCMALCPRAYGDGELLLLLTMVCRASLETRLQLLPMEDTCWLLHHLLNNTRDWDSQLPQICVALTDLTENHHNLRRVVQLLPDHKRGKQLRKHLSLSIISKLLNRRCTYKPVATEFQLSALQQYLPRMRPSSLLSALFSVKTTEDQGEEDCSVSLDQQAYYLCYSLLALTNEATNFDTFPSDQKDQLDLLSAELEKYIKCDIREGEKWLYRSKVKDFVARIYTRWQILLHKSRPMQGKLHHFWQPLPEDTLSSSQESQQPQSESVTNTPEPQTGGIS; this is translated from the exons ATGAAAG TGAACGGGATCATCCCTGGAGACCTTGAAACTGATGCAAAGTGTACCACCCCAAGCACTTGCCACAAGACCTCTGTGAAGACTGGAAACCTCCAGAAGCTCTTAAATCCACTACCCAAGCAGGTCCTTCCCCTGAAAACCCCTGAACTGGAGCCGAAGGCCAAGAGCCTCACTTCAAGCCCGTCAAGCCGGAGCCAGGCCATCGGAGAGACCTGGGACAGCGCCTCTGTCTGCAGTCCGCATGCTGCAAAGCTCCGCGttcccacccctcacccctcaatTAAGATTGGCAAGGATACCTGCCTGGTGCCATTCAGGATAGGCCACAGCCGGTCCAGCCAGGGCGTGTCTCGTCTGGAGAAAGACTCTCAGAGGAGCGGGATCCTGCAG ACGAATGGCTGTAGAAAATCCAAGGAAAGGTCTTCTCATCCTGTGACTACcccag GAGGCAGCAGCATGGTGTCAGCACGCGCCTGTGCAAAGAGGAAGGGGGAGCATGTGGTAGATGGCGGTAGGGATTTGAAGAGGCCCCGTTTCCAGGATTTGAGGCTGTCCGTCACGACCAAAGGCTGCGAGCCCGCTTTGGATCACAGCCAGAAGCCGAACAACAAGGCAAGGCTGCAGCCACAGGAAGTGGCCGCGCCCGCACGCAGCCCACCAAGGTCATGGACCCCTGCCACTGCCACCTCGCCTACTGCTATAGAACGCACAGAGCAGCCCCATACCTCTACATCCCCACGGGTTGGGGCAGTGTCTGGCACAGGCGATGACGGTGCAGACGCAAGCCCCCTTGCAGGCTCTCACAGCCATGAGCTCCCGGACAGTCCAGCGAAAGGAAGCGCAGAGAACTCAGGCTTCCTGGACGGaccggagagagggagcgacgAGGACTGGGACCTGTCGGGCCCAGAGCTTGACCTGGGGCCGTCTGTGGGTGGGAACAGCAGTACTGACAGTACAGACAGTGAAGGTGAGCCACTGCTCTCCCTGCAGGAGATCCTGGACCGCAGCACCCGCCCTCCTGCCACCCCAGAGAAGGGCGCCTTCGCCGAGCCTCACACGCCCGTCCACAAGTTACCC CCTCTAGCAGACAAAAGCAGGCCTGTGAATTACAGGAACACCCTAGAGCAGATgctgaaggagaaggaggagaaccAGAG GTCGAAAGATACCGAGTTGAAGCTGCTTATGTCCTGCGAAGAGAACCTGCTGAAACTGGAGGAGGACAGTCCTGGTGATGGCACTGCAGAGGAGGGCATTTCACCTGAGCACAG GGCGATCCTGAAGAGGTTTTCTCTGGTCTCCAACGGTATCCCAGACGTACACCCGGGAGAGGAAGTGTTCACTTTGTCCAACTTCGGCCGGTTCTTTACCCAGCAGAGCCTGGACCTGAGGAGCTGTGCAGTGACTCCGCAGACCACAGCTCAGAAAATCCTCCTACA GGCCAGTCCAGATGAGCTGCTCTTCCTCATCAGCACAGGGATGCTACTGAAGGCATATCGCTCTTCCCCCTGCCAGCCCGCTGTGACTGGCTGGCTCTTCCAG ATGATGTCTGTTCACTTGGACCGAAAGACTTCCACTCAGATTCTTCGGTCGATGAAGGACATCGCCTTAATTGCTGCCGACCAAATAA CGGTGAACAAGAGCAGGAAGTTTGAGGTGTGGACGCCCAGCATTCAGGACGTAGTGCTCATCTTCCTCAACATGGGGGTCCCATTTGCCACCCTGTTCCCCCTGGAGGCGCTGCAGCCCCCCTTCTCTGAGGCAGACATTTT GCAAAGCTCGAACTGTTCGGAGGATGTCAGCAGCGAAAAGCTGGAACCacgctcttttccagagcaCTGTTTTGAGAATGTCATCAAG tACCTGGCCCTGTGCATGGCGTTGTGTCCCAGAGCCTACGGCGAcggggagctgctgctgctgctgacgaTGGTTTGCAGAGCGAGCCTGGAGACtcggctgcagctgctgcccaTGGAGGACACGTGCTGGCTCCTGCACCACCTGCTGAACAACACCAGAGACTGGGACTCTCAG TTACCTCAGATATGCGTAGCATTGACTGACCTGACGGAGAATCACCACAACCTTCGTCGGGTAGTGCAACTGCTGCCTGACCACAAACGCGGAAA GCAACTCAGGAAACATCTTAGTTTATCGATCATCTCCAAGCTTTTAAACCGCAGATGCACATACAAGCCCGTTGCCACTGAATTTCAG CTGTCGGCCCTGCAGCAGTACCTGCCCCGGATGAGGCCGTCCTCACTGCTGTCTGCCCTCTTTTCGGTGAAGACGACGGAGGATCAAGGGGAGGAAGActgttctgtctctctggaCCAGCAG GCTTACTACCTCTGCTACAGTCTGCTGGCTTTGACAAATGAAGCAACAAACTTTGACACTTTCCCCTCAGACCAAAag GACCAGCTGGACCTGCTCTCTGCTGAACTGGAGAAGTACATCAAATGTGAcatcagggagggagagaagtggCTGTACAGAAGCAAG GTGAAGGACTTTGTTGCCAGGATCTATACCAGATGGCAGATTCTCCTTCATAAATCCAGGCCTATGCAG GGTAAACTGCATCATTTCTGGCAGCCGTTGCCTGAGGACACCCTATCCAGCAGCCAGGAGAGCCAGCAGCCCCAGTCTGAGTCTGTCACGAACACGCCTGAGCCACAGACAGGTGGCATCTCTTAG